The Manihot esculenta cultivar AM560-2 chromosome 11, M.esculenta_v8, whole genome shotgun sequence genome includes a region encoding these proteins:
- the LOC110625776 gene encoding acyl-protein thioesterase 2 isoform X2 yields MLLLFELLRGFRLQYKACLFFPHSQTIVGAFRCITKMSYQQHSSTGSGSRTARRTFEFGRTYVVRPKGKHQATVVWLHGLGDNGSSWSQLLENLPLPNIKWICPTAPTRSVSLLGGFSCTAWFDVGEISENSPDDLEGLDASAAHIANLLSTEPTDVKVGIGGFSMGAATALYSATCAATGRYSNGNLYPIKLRAVVGLSGWLPGSRGLRNKIEGSHEAARRAASLPILVCHGTNDDVVSYNYGEQSANLLHSAGFQLITFKKYDGLGHYTVPTEMNEVHSWLKAKLNVE; encoded by the exons ATGCTTCTCCTTTTTGAGCTTCTACGTGGTTTCAGGCTCCAATATAAAGCTTGT CTCTTCTTCCCCCATTCACAAACCATAGTAGGGGCGTTTCGTTGCATCACCAAAATGAGCTACCAACAACATTCTTCTACGGGCTCTG GTAGTAGAACTGCTAGAAGAACATTTGAGTTTGGGAGGACTTACGTGGTGAGGCCTAAAGGAAAACATCAAGCCACTGTAGTCTGGTTACATGGTCTTGGTGATAATGGTTCAAG TTGGTCCCAGCTCCTGGAAAACCTTCCTCTTCCAAAT ATTAAATGGATTTGTCCAACTGCTCCAACACGTTCTGTGTCACTTCTGGGTGGATTTTCTTGCACTGCAT GGTTTGATGTGGGTGAGATTTCAGAAAATAGTCCAGATGATTTGGAGGGTTTAGATGCCTCAGCAGCACATATTGCAAATTTACTATCAACAGAGCCCACTGATG TTAAAGTTGGAATTGGAGGCTTCAGCATGGGTGCTGCAACAGCACTCTACTCTGCAACTTGTGCTGCAACCGGACGATACAGTAATGGCAATTTGTATCCTATCAAACTCAGAGCAGTTGTCGGACTAAGTGGCTGGCTCCCAGGTTCAAG GGGCTTAAGGAACAAAATAGAAGGATCGCATGAGGCTGCAAGGCGTGCTGCATCCTTGCCCATTTTGGTTTGTCATGGAACAA ATGATGATGTAGTCTCCTATAACTATGGTGAACAATCTGCAAACCTCTTGCATTCTGCTGGCTTTCAACTTATCACGTTCAAAAAATATGACGG ACTTGGGCATTACACAGTTCCTACAGAAATGAATGAGGTTCACAGTTGGCTCAAAGCAAAACTGAACGTTGAGTGA
- the LOC110625776 gene encoding acyl-protein thioesterase 2 isoform X1 — protein MLLLFELLRGFRLQYKACQLFFPHSQTIVGAFRCITKMSYQQHSSTGSGSRTARRTFEFGRTYVVRPKGKHQATVVWLHGLGDNGSSWSQLLENLPLPNIKWICPTAPTRSVSLLGGFSCTAWFDVGEISENSPDDLEGLDASAAHIANLLSTEPTDVKVGIGGFSMGAATALYSATCAATGRYSNGNLYPIKLRAVVGLSGWLPGSRGLRNKIEGSHEAARRAASLPILVCHGTNDDVVSYNYGEQSANLLHSAGFQLITFKKYDGLGHYTVPTEMNEVHSWLKAKLNVE, from the exons ATGCTTCTCCTTTTTGAGCTTCTACGTGGTTTCAGGCTCCAATATAAAGCTTGT CAGCTCTTCTTCCCCCATTCACAAACCATAGTAGGGGCGTTTCGTTGCATCACCAAAATGAGCTACCAACAACATTCTTCTACGGGCTCTG GTAGTAGAACTGCTAGAAGAACATTTGAGTTTGGGAGGACTTACGTGGTGAGGCCTAAAGGAAAACATCAAGCCACTGTAGTCTGGTTACATGGTCTTGGTGATAATGGTTCAAG TTGGTCCCAGCTCCTGGAAAACCTTCCTCTTCCAAAT ATTAAATGGATTTGTCCAACTGCTCCAACACGTTCTGTGTCACTTCTGGGTGGATTTTCTTGCACTGCAT GGTTTGATGTGGGTGAGATTTCAGAAAATAGTCCAGATGATTTGGAGGGTTTAGATGCCTCAGCAGCACATATTGCAAATTTACTATCAACAGAGCCCACTGATG TTAAAGTTGGAATTGGAGGCTTCAGCATGGGTGCTGCAACAGCACTCTACTCTGCAACTTGTGCTGCAACCGGACGATACAGTAATGGCAATTTGTATCCTATCAAACTCAGAGCAGTTGTCGGACTAAGTGGCTGGCTCCCAGGTTCAAG GGGCTTAAGGAACAAAATAGAAGGATCGCATGAGGCTGCAAGGCGTGCTGCATCCTTGCCCATTTTGGTTTGTCATGGAACAA ATGATGATGTAGTCTCCTATAACTATGGTGAACAATCTGCAAACCTCTTGCATTCTGCTGGCTTTCAACTTATCACGTTCAAAAAATATGACGG ACTTGGGCATTACACAGTTCCTACAGAAATGAATGAGGTTCACAGTTGGCTCAAAGCAAAACTGAACGTTGAGTGA
- the LOC110625776 gene encoding acyl-protein thioesterase 2 isoform X3: MLLLFELLRGFRLQYKACQLFFPHSQTIVGAFRCITKMSYQQHSSTGSGSRTARRTFEFGRTYVVRPKGKHQATVVWLHGLGDNGSSWSQLLENLPLPNIKWICPTAPTRSVSLLGGFSCTAWFDVGEISENSPDDLEGLDASAAHIANLLSTEPTDVKVGIGGFSMGAATALYSATCAATGRYSNGNLYPIKLRAVVGLSGWLPGSRGLRNKIEGSHEAARRAASLPILVCHGTNIKPSPQANVEHHENSITIYGEKSTDLIIITIKNLIITEPYHSMEMERN; encoded by the exons ATGCTTCTCCTTTTTGAGCTTCTACGTGGTTTCAGGCTCCAATATAAAGCTTGT CAGCTCTTCTTCCCCCATTCACAAACCATAGTAGGGGCGTTTCGTTGCATCACCAAAATGAGCTACCAACAACATTCTTCTACGGGCTCTG GTAGTAGAACTGCTAGAAGAACATTTGAGTTTGGGAGGACTTACGTGGTGAGGCCTAAAGGAAAACATCAAGCCACTGTAGTCTGGTTACATGGTCTTGGTGATAATGGTTCAAG TTGGTCCCAGCTCCTGGAAAACCTTCCTCTTCCAAAT ATTAAATGGATTTGTCCAACTGCTCCAACACGTTCTGTGTCACTTCTGGGTGGATTTTCTTGCACTGCAT GGTTTGATGTGGGTGAGATTTCAGAAAATAGTCCAGATGATTTGGAGGGTTTAGATGCCTCAGCAGCACATATTGCAAATTTACTATCAACAGAGCCCACTGATG TTAAAGTTGGAATTGGAGGCTTCAGCATGGGTGCTGCAACAGCACTCTACTCTGCAACTTGTGCTGCAACCGGACGATACAGTAATGGCAATTTGTATCCTATCAAACTCAGAGCAGTTGTCGGACTAAGTGGCTGGCTCCCAGGTTCAAG GGGCTTAAGGAACAAAATAGAAGGATCGCATGAGGCTGCAAGGCGTGCTGCATCCTTGCCCATTTTGGTTTGTCATGGAACAA ATATTAAACCGAGTCCTCAAGCCAACGTGGAACATCATGAGAACAGTATCACAATATATGGAGAAAAAAGCACAGATCTCATTATCATTACTATAAAGAACTTGATAATTACTGAACCTTATCATAGCATGGAAATGGAAAGAAATTGA
- the LOC110626393 gene encoding periodic tryptophan protein 2, with translation MNYRFQNLLGAPYRGGNAIITQNTQLISPVGNRVSITDLVKSQTITLPVQSSSNIRRLAASPDGTFLLTVDENNRCHFINVPRRVVLHRITFKKSVNAIRFSPDGKFIAVATGKLVQIWRSPGFKKEYFAFELVRTLADCEDTVTALDWSLDCKYLLVGSKDLTARLFCVEKLQEGILNKPFLFLGHKDAVVGCFFGFDKKTNNVDKVYTIARDGYIFSWSYSGGNDDKFRENDEQDVEPPSPGTPERDGEGNLVGGSDSNVKKRKDFDGKDDTLGVKECYLHKGEWKLLRKDGFMQSQTKLTACDYHSLLDMVVVGFSNGVFGLYQMPDFVCIHLLSISREKITTAVFNEMGNWLTFGCAKLGQLLVWEWRSESYILKQQGHYFDVNCLAYSPDSQLLATGADDNKVKVWTVSSGFCFVTFSEHTNAVTALHFMSNNHCLLSASLDGTVRAWDLFRYRNFRTFTTPSSRQFVSLAADQSGEVICAGTLDSFEIFVWSMKTGRLLDVLSGHEGPVHGLMFSPTNAVLASSSWDKTVRLWDVFEGKGAVETFSHMHDVLTVVYRPDGRQLACSTLDGQINFWDPINGLLMYTIEGRRDIAGGRLMTDRRSAAKSSAGKCFTTLCYSADGSYILAGGSSKYICMYDIADQVLLRRFQITHNLSLDGVLDFLNSKKMTDAGPLDLIDDEDADTEEGVDKQVRGKLGYDLPGSMPNRGRPIIRTKCLRIAPTGRNFSAATTEGVLVYSIDDSFIFDPTDLDIDVTPEAVDEALNEDQPNRALILSLRLNEDSLIKKCIFAVSPLDIPAVASSIPCRYLQRLVEALADLLESCPHLEFILRWCQELCKAHGNSIQQNSRNLLPSLKSLQKAITRIHQELADTCSSNEYMLRYLCSTSNKKWTSQGDE, from the exons ATGAATTATAGATTTCAAAATTTGCTTGGAGCTCCCTACAGAGGAGGCAACGCTATAATCACCCAAAATACCCAATTAATCTCTCCGGTTGGAAATCGTGTTTCTATCACTGACCTTGTGAAATCCCAAACCATAACACTTCCTGTTCAATCATCCTCTAACATCCGTCGCCTCGCCGCCTCCCCTGACGGCACCTTTCTTCTTACAGTTGACGAGAACAACCGTTGCCATTTCATTAATGTTCCTCGCCGCGTGGTCCTTCACCGTATAACTTTCAAAAAGTCAGTAAATGCCATCAGgttcagccccgacggcaaattCATTGCGGTTGCCACGGGAAAATTGGTCCAAATATGGAGGTCCCCTGGGTTCAAGAAGGAATATTTCGCCTTCGAGTTGGTTAGGACTCTTGCGGACTGCGAGGACACTGTTACGGCTTTGGATTGGAGTTTAGATTGTAAGTATTTGTTAGTTGGGTCCAAGGACTTGACTGCGAGACTTTTCTGTGTTGAGAAATTGCAGGAAGGGATTTTGAATAAGCCTTTTTTGTTTTTGGGGCATAAAGATGCAGTTGTTGGGTGTTTCTTTGGTTTTGATAAGAAAACAAACAATGTTGATAAGGTTTATACAATTGCCCGTGATGGTTATATTTTTAGCTGGAGTTATAGTGGTGGCAATGATGATAAATTCCGTGAGAATGACGAGCAAGATGTAGAGCCACCCTCCCCAGGGACACCAGAGCGTGATGGTGAAGGGAATTTGGTTGGTGGAAGTGATAGTAACGTGAAAAAAAGAAAGGATTTTGATGGGAAGGATGACACTTTGGGTGTAAAAGAGTGTTATTTGCATAAAGGGGAATGGAAATTGTTAAGGAAGGATGGGTTTATGCAATCTCAAACAAAATTGACAGCTTGTGATTACCATAGCTTGCTTGATATGGTGGTAGTAGGGTTTTCTAATGGTGTATTTGGTTTATATCAAATGCCTGATTTTGTTTGCATCCATTTGTTGTCAATTTCGAGGGAAAAGATAACTACTGCTGTGTTTAATGAGATGGGCAACTGGTTAACATTTGGTTGTGCAAAGTTAGGGCAATTGCTTGTGTGGGAATGGAGGTCAGAGAGTTATATATTGAAGCAACAAGGGCATTACTTTGATGTCAATTGCTTGGCTTATTCACCAGATTCACAATTGTTGGCTACTGGGGCAGATGATAACAAAGTCAAG GTGTGGACTGTTTCCTCTGGCTTTTGTTTTGTAACATTCTCAGAGCACACTAATGCAGTTACTGCGCTCCATTTTATGTCTAATAACCATTGTCTCTTGAGTGCATCCCTGGATGGGACAGTTCGTGCATGGGATTTATTTCGCTATCGAAATTTTAGGACATTTACCACCCCCTCTTCAAGGCAGTTTGTTTCTTTGGCAGCAGACCAAAGTGGTGAAGTAATTTGTGCAGGAACTTTGGATTCTTTTGAG ATATTTGTTTGGTCAATGAAGACAGGCCGTTTGTTGGATGTCCTCAGTGGACATGAAGGCCCTGTGCATGGATTGATGTTTTCTCCTACAAAT GCAGTGTTAGCTTCATCATCATGGGACAAAACTGTTCGCTTATGGGATGTTTTCGAAGGAAAAGGTGCTGTTGAAACATTTTCTCACATGCATGATGTCCTTACGGTAGTTTATCGCCCAGATGGAAGGCAGTTGGCTTGCAGCACATTAGATGGGCAGATTAATTTCTGGGACCCTATCAATGGCTTATTAATGTACACCATTGAGGGCCgtagggatattgctggagggCGCCTCATGACTGATCGTAGGTCAGCAGCTAAGTCATCTGCAGGAAAGTGCTTCACAACTTTATGCTATTCTGCAGATGGGAGTTACATACTAGCTGGTGGAAGTAGCAAATATATCTGTATGTATGACATTGCTGATCAG GTACTTCTGCGCCGTTTTCAAATAACCCACAACCTCTCACTAGATGGAGTGCTTGATTTCTTGAATTCAAAGAAAATGACAGATGCTGGTCCACTTGATTTAATTGATGATGAAGACGCTGATACCGAAGAAGGTGTTGATAAACAAGTTCGAGGGAAGTTGGGTTATGATTTACCAGGATCCATGCCCAATCGTGGAAGGCCTATCATTCGAACAAAATGCCTGAGAATTGCACCCACTGGCAGGAATTTTTCTGCGGCAACAACGGAAGGGGTTCTAGTTTATTCAATTGACGACTCGTTTATCTTTGATCCCACGGATCTTGACATAGATGTTACACCAGAG GCAGTTGATGAAGCCTTAAATGAGGATCAACCAAACAGAGCTTTGATTCTTAGCCTTCGATTGAATGAAGATTCTTTAATAAAGAAGTGCATTTTTGCTGTCAGCCCATTAGATATACCAGCTGTTGCTTCCTCAATTCCTTGTAGATATCTACAAAGGTTAGTAGAGGCACTTGCTGATCTTTTGGAAAGCTGCCCACACTTGGAGTTTATACTTCGCTGGTGTCAG GAGCTGTGCAAAGCTCATGGTAACTCCATTCAACAAAACTCCAGAAATCTTCTTCCTTCTTTAAAATCTTTGCAGAAGGCAATTACCAGAATACATCAGGAGCTGGCTGATACTTGTTCTTCTAATGAATATATGCTCCGATATTTATGCTCAACAAGCAATAAGAAATGGACATCCCAAGGTGATGAGTAG
- the LOC110626394 gene encoding monothiol glutaredoxin-S15, mitochondrial isoform X1: MARPLSSILLKGIVGLPAVRSTRTVFGSLNCYGMRYSTTSPSDPDTHEDFRPNNKLEGSGIYLKDIVEQDVKDNPVMIYMKGVPDLPQCGFSSLAVRVLKHYNVPLSARNILEDPELKSAVKSFSNWPTFPQIFIKGEFIGGSDIIMNMHQSGELKEKLQDVAANQKSE; encoded by the exons ATGGCAAGGCCTTTGTCAAGTATTCTCTTGAAGGGCATCGTAGGTCTCCCTGCTGTCCGCTCTACTAGAACT GTTTTTGGATCCCTTAATTGCTATGGAATGAGATATTCGACTACATCACCCAGTGATCCTGACACACATGAAGATTTTCGACCAAATAATAAACTTGAAGGTTCTGGAATATATTTGAAAGATATTGTTGAACAG GATGTCAAGGACAATCCAGTGATGATTTACATGAAAGGGGTGCCTGATCTTCCTCAATGTGGATTCAGTTCCCTGGCAGTAAGAGTGCTTAAGCATTACA ATGTTCCCTTGAGTGCAAGAAATATTTTGGAAGATCCTGAGTTGAAAAGTGCTGTAAAATCCTTCAG CAATTGGCCAACATTTCCACAGATCTTCATCAAGGGAGAGTTCATTGGTGGGTCAGATATAATTATGAATATGCACCAG AGTGGTGAACTGAAAGAAAAGCTGCAAGATGTTGCAGCCAATCAGAAGTCTGAATAG
- the LOC110626394 gene encoding monothiol glutaredoxin-S15, mitochondrial isoform X3, with protein sequence MRYSTTSPSDPDTHEDFRPNNKLEGSGIYLKDIVEQDVKDNPVMIYMKGVPDLPQCGFSSLAVRVLKHYNVPLSARNILEDPELKSAVKSFSNWPTFPQIFIKGEFIGGSDIIMNMHQSGELKEKLQDVAANQKSE encoded by the exons ATGAGATATTCGACTACATCACCCAGTGATCCTGACACACATGAAGATTTTCGACCAAATAATAAACTTGAAGGTTCTGGAATATATTTGAAAGATATTGTTGAACAG GATGTCAAGGACAATCCAGTGATGATTTACATGAAAGGGGTGCCTGATCTTCCTCAATGTGGATTCAGTTCCCTGGCAGTAAGAGTGCTTAAGCATTACA ATGTTCCCTTGAGTGCAAGAAATATTTTGGAAGATCCTGAGTTGAAAAGTGCTGTAAAATCCTTCAG CAATTGGCCAACATTTCCACAGATCTTCATCAAGGGAGAGTTCATTGGTGGGTCAGATATAATTATGAATATGCACCAG AGTGGTGAACTGAAAGAAAAGCTGCAAGATGTTGCAGCCAATCAGAAGTCTGAATAG
- the LOC110626394 gene encoding monothiol glutaredoxin-S15, mitochondrial isoform X2, protein MARPLSSILLKGIVGLPAVRSTRTVFGSLNCYGMRYSTTSPSDPDTHEDFRPNNKLEGSGIYLKDIVEQDVKDNPVMIYMKGVPDLPQCGFSSLAVRVLKHYNVPLSARNILEDPELKSAVKSFRDSLPPPHKPQIKKGGI, encoded by the exons ATGGCAAGGCCTTTGTCAAGTATTCTCTTGAAGGGCATCGTAGGTCTCCCTGCTGTCCGCTCTACTAGAACT GTTTTTGGATCCCTTAATTGCTATGGAATGAGATATTCGACTACATCACCCAGTGATCCTGACACACATGAAGATTTTCGACCAAATAATAAACTTGAAGGTTCTGGAATATATTTGAAAGATATTGTTGAACAG GATGTCAAGGACAATCCAGTGATGATTTACATGAAAGGGGTGCCTGATCTTCCTCAATGTGGATTCAGTTCCCTGGCAGTAAGAGTGCTTAAGCATTACA ATGTTCCCTTGAGTGCAAGAAATATTTTGGAAGATCCTGAGTTGAAAAGTGCTGTAAAATCCTTCAG GGATTCCCTCCCCCCTCCCCACAAGCCCCAAATAAAGAAAGGTGGGATCTAG
- the LOC110626929 gene encoding late embryogenesis abundant protein D-7 → MASHDQSFRAGEATGRAEEKGDRATETVKEKGREAKDRTNQTAQQAKEKTGEAAESTKEKASEGKEKTKGVFQQTGEKVKQVAQSAADTVKTTLGLGQHRDDEHTTTPKESGR, encoded by the exons ATGGCATCCCACGATCAGTCTTTCAGAGCTGGTGAGGCCACTGGCCGAGCTGAG GAGAAGGGTGACAGGGCGACTGAGACTGTGAAGGAGAAGGGCAGAGAAGCGAAAGACAGGACCAACCAGACAGCCCAACAGGCGAAAGAGAAGACAGGAGAGGCGGCAGAGTCAACGAAGGAGAAGGCTtctgaagggaaggagaagaccAAGGGAGTCTTCCAGCAGACTGGGGAGAAAGTGAAGCAGGTTGCTCAAAGTGCTGCTGATACTGTGAAGACTACTCTTGGTTTAGGTCAACATCGTGATGACGAGCACACCACAACTCCCAAAGAATCCGGACGTTAG
- the LOC110626917 gene encoding TATA-binding protein-associated factor 2N isoform X1: MQENMSRPGDWNCRSCQHLNFQRRDSCQRCGDSRFGGDFGGYGGRGGSSFGFPGIGSDVRPGDWYCTAGNCGAHNFANRSSCFKCGVYKDDSAGGFDSDIPRSRGFGSGSNPSGWKSGDWICTRWECNEHNFASRMECFKCNAPRDLSNRTSY; this comes from the exons ATGCAGGAAAATATGAGTAGGCCGGGTGACTGGAACTGCAGGTCATGCCAACACCTGAACTTCCAGAGACGTGACTCGTGCCAGCGGTGCGGGGACTCGAGGTTTGGAGGTGACTTTGGAGGTTATGGTGGGCGAGGTGGGTCATCATTTGGGTTCCCTGGGATTGGTTCAGACGTTCGTCCAGGTGATTGGTACTGCACTGCCGGAAACTGCGGTGCTCACAACTTTGCTAACCGCTCAAGTTGCTTCAAATGTGGCGTTTACAAGGATGATTCTGCTGGAGGATTTGACTCTGACATTCCTCGCTCTAGAGGTTTTGGCAGTGGCAGCAATCCTTCTGGATGGAAATCTGGAGATTGGATCTGTACCAG GTGGGAATGCAATGAACACAATTTTGCAAGCAGAATGGAGTGTTTCAAATGCAATGCTCCTAGAGACCTCAGTAACAGAACTTCATACTAG
- the LOC110626917 gene encoding TATA-binding protein-associated factor 2N isoform X2, whose amino-acid sequence MSRPGDWNCRSCQHLNFQRRDSCQRCGDSRFGGDFGGYGGRGGSSFGFPGIGSDVRPGDWYCTAGNCGAHNFANRSSCFKCGVYKDDSAGGFDSDIPRSRGFGSGSNPSGWKSGDWICTRWECNEHNFASRMECFKCNAPRDLSNRTSY is encoded by the exons ATGAGTAGGCCGGGTGACTGGAACTGCAGGTCATGCCAACACCTGAACTTCCAGAGACGTGACTCGTGCCAGCGGTGCGGGGACTCGAGGTTTGGAGGTGACTTTGGAGGTTATGGTGGGCGAGGTGGGTCATCATTTGGGTTCCCTGGGATTGGTTCAGACGTTCGTCCAGGTGATTGGTACTGCACTGCCGGAAACTGCGGTGCTCACAACTTTGCTAACCGCTCAAGTTGCTTCAAATGTGGCGTTTACAAGGATGATTCTGCTGGAGGATTTGACTCTGACATTCCTCGCTCTAGAGGTTTTGGCAGTGGCAGCAATCCTTCTGGATGGAAATCTGGAGATTGGATCTGTACCAG GTGGGAATGCAATGAACACAATTTTGCAAGCAGAATGGAGTGTTTCAAATGCAATGCTCCTAGAGACCTCAGTAACAGAACTTCATACTAG